A region of Candidatus Neomarinimicrobiota bacterium DNA encodes the following proteins:
- the aroA gene encoding 3-phosphoshikimate 1-carboxyvinyltransferase translates to MKRLISPSEVRGRIKAPPSKSMMIRAVAASTLAGGESIISNPSFCKDGLAAIEIAKKLGASVNVESELVFVKGTDGKLNVGDEVLNCYESGLCLRLFSPVVALTDKEITVTGKGTLLNRPVDFMRKSFEELGVSFIDNNGKPPIKIKGPLKGGEVYVDGSISSQFLTGLLFALPLIEKDSFIYVENLKSKPYIGMTLEVLSDFGVFVDNYNYERFIIKGGQKYRGDRYNVEGDWSGASFILVAGALAGYVEVENINMNSYQADRAIIDVLKKAGADVDTNEGKVKIKKNNLLPFEFDATECPDLFPPLVALASACNGVSEIKGVSRLVYKESNRATALKNEFAKVGIAIEIIDDVMKIKGGNVEGGRVFSHDDHRIAMACAVAGLVSVKGVEIENSEAVEKSYPNFFDDLKSLGAKIK, encoded by the coding sequence ATGAAGAGATTAATTTCGCCATCAGAAGTAAGAGGTAGGATAAAGGCTCCACCTTCAAAAAGCATGATGATAAGGGCTGTAGCCGCATCGACTTTAGCAGGAGGTGAATCGATCATTTCCAATCCTTCATTTTGTAAAGATGGACTTGCCGCAATTGAAATAGCCAAAAAACTTGGTGCATCGGTCAATGTTGAAAGTGAACTGGTATTTGTAAAAGGAACTGATGGAAAGTTAAATGTTGGAGATGAAGTTTTGAATTGCTATGAAAGTGGACTGTGCCTCAGGTTGTTTTCTCCAGTTGTAGCTCTAACTGATAAGGAGATTACAGTAACTGGGAAGGGTACGCTATTAAATAGACCAGTGGATTTCATGCGAAAAAGCTTCGAAGAACTCGGTGTAAGTTTCATTGATAATAATGGTAAACCGCCTATAAAGATAAAGGGACCTCTAAAGGGTGGTGAGGTATACGTTGATGGCTCTATTAGTTCGCAATTTTTAACGGGGCTTCTATTTGCACTGCCTCTTATAGAGAAGGATTCTTTTATATATGTTGAAAATTTAAAGAGCAAACCTTACATCGGCATGACTCTTGAAGTTTTAAGTGATTTTGGCGTGTTTGTCGATAATTATAATTATGAAAGATTTATAATTAAAGGTGGGCAAAAATACAGAGGAGACAGGTATAATGTTGAGGGAGACTGGAGCGGAGCTTCGTTTATTCTTGTTGCTGGTGCATTGGCTGGATATGTTGAGGTGGAAAATATAAATATGAATTCATATCAGGCAGATAGAGCCATCATTGATGTATTAAAAAAAGCTGGTGCAGATGTTGATACTAACGAGGGCAAAGTAAAAATAAAGAAAAATAATTTATTACCTTTTGAGTTTGATGCAACTGAATGCCCTGACCTTTTCCCACCACTTGTTGCACTTGCCTCTGCATGTAATGGAGTATCTGAAATAAAAGGAGTTAGTAGGCTTGTATACAAAGAGTCGAATAGAGCTACTGCGCTTAAAAATGAGTTTGCTAAAGTCGGTATTGCTATTGAGATAATAGATGATGTTATGAAGATTAAGGGAGGTAATGTAGAGGGTGGGAGAGTTTTTTCCCACGATGATCATAGGATAGCGATGGCATGTGCGGTAGCAGGATTGGTTTCTGTAAAAGGAGTTGAAATTGAAAACTCAGAGGCAGTTGAGAAATCATATCCGAATTTTTTCGATGATTTAAAAAGTCTGGGAGCAAAAATAAAATGA
- a CDS encoding type I 3-dehydroquinate dehydratase: protein MICVSLPFLDAKIIGALVRKGYLIELRLDLINDKSEYSNIISRYKNLIVTYRGYNVRNKEDYFIDAMIASVRYIDLDIFEDGKLIDIFKEYTKAHNTNLILSYHNFSYTNTRRELVNIIRHALKKGADLVKVVTKVNETEDVSRILSLYEVESKKLIAFGMGEIGKITRIAAPFLGAPFMYTSYAVNLTTADGQIDYQTYEEMMISLKKYL from the coding sequence ATGATTTGCGTCAGTTTGCCATTTCTTGATGCAAAAATAATTGGTGCCTTGGTTAGAAAAGGCTATCTTATTGAATTGAGGTTGGATCTCATTAATGATAAATCCGAATACTCGAATATTATTTCAAGATATAAAAATTTAATCGTTACTTACAGAGGGTATAATGTTCGCAATAAGGAAGATTATTTTATTGATGCAATGATTGCTTCAGTAAGATATATTGATCTGGATATTTTTGAAGATGGAAAATTGATAGATATTTTTAAGGAGTATACAAAAGCTCATAATACAAACTTGATATTATCATATCATAATTTTAGCTATACAAACACAAGAAGAGAACTAGTAAATATTATAAGGCATGCCTTGAAAAAAGGAGCAGATCTTGTAAAGGTAGTAACAAAAGTAAATGAGACTGAAGATGTCTCAAGGATATTATCGTTATATGAGGTTGAATCTAAGAAATTAATAGCCTTCGGAATGGGTGAAATCGGGAAAATAACTAGAATAGCTGCTCCATTTCTTGGGGCTCCTTTTATGTATACTTCTTATGCAGTTAATTTAACAACTGCTGATGGTCAGATAGATTACCAGACCTATGAAGAGATGATGATAAGTTTAAAGAAATATTTATGA
- a CDS encoding NAD(P)-binding domain-containing protein, with amino-acid sequence MKYFGVIGNPIIHSKSPDIMGTYFKIYDIKGYYTRIAVDDVIEVKLLFDLLLLNGINVTSPFKESIISIIDDINDDARFLNSVNTVIKKDGKLYGYNTDIDGVKFVFNRYGIDIKEKKVAIIGLGGAGRTCAYVLKSMGAEVILLNRTEKKAAEFAIKLGCSWSPLENLEWVVRNSDIVISALPQKINLIKKEWVDKNKLLMDVNYKNSIFQELDNSKKCVVMNSFYWLIGQSIPAFEKFVGIKPELDDKIINGIMNLKKEINTICIIGFMATGKSAVGRLLSKRLGWEFVDLDDFIEEKTGKMIKDIFQIEGENKFREYESNAISENLGKRKIISCGGGIIVREKNRKLLKDKCFNIWIVNSIDESLKRVRGDTRPLLNVKDQYKKAHELFKSRLEYYFDVADLVILNENKSIDSVVDRLYEEINFAIRSKR; translated from the coding sequence ATGAAATATTTTGGTGTAATAGGCAATCCTATAATTCATAGTAAAAGCCCTGACATAATGGGTACATATTTTAAAATTTATGATATTAAGGGGTACTATACCAGAATAGCTGTAGATGATGTTATTGAAGTTAAATTGTTGTTTGATCTTTTATTACTTAATGGTATAAATGTTACATCACCTTTTAAAGAGAGTATAATTTCAATTATTGATGATATAAATGATGACGCACGATTTCTGAATTCTGTAAATACTGTAATTAAAAAAGATGGTAAATTATATGGATACAATACCGATATAGATGGAGTTAAATTTGTTTTTAATAGATACGGTATTGATATCAAGGAGAAAAAAGTAGCGATTATTGGACTTGGCGGTGCTGGCAGAACATGTGCCTATGTTCTTAAAAGTATGGGTGCCGAGGTAATATTGTTAAATAGGACTGAAAAAAAGGCTGCTGAATTTGCAATAAAATTGGGTTGCTCATGGTCTCCGCTGGAAAACCTTGAATGGGTAGTCAGGAACTCTGATATTGTAATCTCAGCTCTACCACAAAAAATAAATCTTATTAAAAAAGAGTGGGTTGATAAAAATAAGCTTTTGATGGATGTTAATTATAAAAACTCTATATTCCAGGAATTGGATAACAGTAAGAAATGTGTCGTGATGAATAGTTTTTACTGGCTGATTGGACAATCAATTCCTGCTTTTGAAAAGTTTGTTGGGATAAAACCAGAGCTTGATGACAAAATTATAAATGGGATAATGAATTTAAAAAAGGAAATAAATACCATATGTATAATTGGATTTATGGCAACCGGGAAGAGCGCAGTAGGGAGGTTGCTATCGAAGAGACTGGGCTGGGAATTTGTCGATCTTGATGACTTTATCGAGGAAAAAACGGGGAAAATGATAAAAGATATCTTTCAGATTGAAGGGGAAAATAAATTCAGGGAATATGAAAGTAACGCAATCAGTGAGAATTTGGGTAAGAGAAAGATTATCTCATGTGGAGGTGGTATTATAGTCAGGGAGAAAAATAGGAAACTATTGAAGGATAAATGCTTTAATATCTGGATTGTTAATTCAATCGATGAGTCATTAAAAAGGGTTAGAGGTGATACGAGACCACTTTTAAACGTTAAGGATCAATATAAAAAAGCACATGAGCTTTTCAAAAGCAGATTAGAATATTATTTTGATGTAGCTGACCTTGTAATTTTAAATGAAAATAAGAGTATTGATAGTGTAGTGGATAGATTGTATGAAGAGATTAATTTCGCCATCAGAAGTAAGAGGTAG
- the aroB gene encoding 3-dehydroquinate synthase: MIKKVNVKTKAKTSLLLVGESIRNLKEYIPEDTILIVDANVYNIYKDIIDKNIGKEVILFEPKEDNKSINGIIPIYHDLLEKGIDRSWFIVGIGGGITTDVVGFVASTYMRGLKFGFVSTTLLGQVDASVGGKNGVNFRGYKNIVGTINQPEFVICDIEMLNTLPREELINGFAEIIKYALIADRDLFDYLRLNCEKAKNLNQDVISHIVERCVRIKADIVSRDEKESYERRKLNFGHTIGHALERITGISHGKAISIGMKIETEISELLLGFSKGDTFEVIEMIKKFDLPVEAEFDIDLIIDNIKKDKKKETDFINLVLLEEIGRSKIKKISFHELKRVLNDLRQFAIS, translated from the coding sequence ATGATAAAAAAAGTAAATGTAAAGACGAAAGCAAAAACATCATTATTATTAGTTGGGGAGAGTATCAGAAATTTAAAAGAGTATATTCCTGAGGATACAATTCTGATTGTGGATGCCAATGTTTATAATATTTATAAAGATATAATTGACAAAAACATTGGAAAAGAGGTTATCTTATTTGAACCGAAGGAGGATAATAAATCTATAAATGGAATAATACCAATTTACCATGATTTACTCGAAAAGGGGATAGACCGATCATGGTTTATTGTTGGAATTGGGGGAGGTATTACAACTGATGTGGTTGGTTTTGTTGCTTCGACGTATATGAGGGGTTTGAAATTTGGTTTTGTTTCGACCACTCTTCTAGGACAGGTAGATGCCAGCGTTGGCGGCAAGAACGGTGTCAATTTTCGGGGATATAAAAATATAGTTGGGACTATAAATCAGCCAGAATTTGTTATTTGTGATATAGAGATGTTGAATACACTGCCTCGAGAGGAGCTAATTAACGGGTTTGCTGAAATTATAAAATACGCTTTAATTGCTGATAGAGATTTATTTGATTATTTAAGGTTAAATTGTGAAAAAGCAAAGAACCTTAATCAGGATGTGATTTCACATATTGTCGAAAGGTGTGTCAGAATAAAGGCTGATATTGTTTCCCGTGATGAGAAAGAATCATACGAACGTCGTAAGTTGAATTTTGGACATACAATAGGGCATGCACTTGAAAGAATAACAGGTATAAGTCATGGAAAAGCGATAAGCATAGGCATGAAAATTGAGACGGAGATTTCAGAGTTGCTTCTCGGATTTAGTAAAGGTGATACATTTGAAGTAATTGAAATGATAAAAAAATTTGACCTGCCAGTGGAGGCTGAGTTTGATATTGACCTTATTATCGATAATATAAAAAAAGATAAGAAGAAAGAAACAGATTTTATAAATCTTGTTCTGTTAGAAGAAATTGGCAGAAGTAAAATAAAAAAAATAAGCTTTCATGAACTAAAAAGAGTCTTGAATGATTTGCGTCAGTTTGCCATTTCTTGA